From Candidatus Methylomirabilota bacterium:
ACGGTGGAGAGGAGCGAGTCCATCCCCTTGAGCGAGGCGGACTCCATGGGCACGCCGAGCACGGGCAGGGTGGTCTTCGCCGCGGTGACTCCCGCGAGATGGGCGGCGCCGCCCGCGGCGGCGATGATCACCTCGAGCCCGCGCGCCTCCGCGGTCGAGGCCCATTCGAGGAGCGCGTCGGGCGTCCGGTGGGCGGAGAGTACCCGCACCTCCACCGGCACCTTGAACGATTCGAGAGTCTCCACCGCGCTCGCCATGACATCCCAGTCCGACTTCGAGCCCATGATGACGCCGACCTGTGCGTTCATGGCCCGGGATTGTAGCAAGGACGGCGGGCGCGTGCGCGCCGTGTGTTATACTCCCGTGGGTTTTTTCATGATTTCCGGGAGGAACGGTTGACTGGGTACCTGCCAGTTTTCATCTACCTGGCCCTCATCGTCGCATTCGGTGTCGTCTCGCTCCTGATCGCGACCATTCTTCGGCCCGCCCGTCCCGATCCGGTCAAGCTCGAGAACTACGAGTGCGGCGCGGAGCCGATCGGGCAGGCCTGGGTGCAGTTCCCGGTGGGCTTCTACCTCGTGGCGCTGGTGTTCGTGGTCTTCGACGCCCTCGCGGTGTTCCTGATCCCGTGGACGCTCGTCCTGCGCGAGCTCGGGCTGCGGGCGGTGGGGACGATGGCGATC
This genomic window contains:
- the purE gene encoding 5-(carboxyamino)imidazole ribonucleotide mutase; the protein is MNAQVGVIMGSKSDWDVMASAVETLESFKVPVEVRVLSAHRTPDALLEWASTAEARGLEVIIAAAGGAAHLAGVTAAKTTLPVLGVPMESASLKGMDSLLSTVQMPGGIPVATFAIGKPGAVNAGLFAVAILAVKDARLREALKRYREDQSRKVLEVGDPRRGARKA
- the ndhC gene encoding NADH-quinone oxidoreductase subunit A, with protein sequence MTGYLPVFIYLALIVAFGVVSLLIATILRPARPDPVKLENYECGAEPIGQAWVQFPVGFYLVALVFVVFDALAVFLIPWTLVLRELGLRAVGTMAIFLALLSLSWVYALREGILEWK